The Lacticaseibacillus pabuli region CAAGCGAGCAAATGTGTAAACGCAGAGAACAAGTATAAGTACCACACAGATGCAGGCCACAATAACGAAGGTTTTGGTGAAAACATCTTGCTCGCCCGCACCAAGTAATCGCAACATGAACAACACAAACAAAATATCAAAAACGGCAAATCCGGCCCAACGCCGACGAATTCGTTTTAAGAATTCAAGTGTTGATGACTGGTCTGAGTATATCTTGGCATCAGGATTTGGATGATACCAATATGACCAGTTGCTGAAGCCAAATTGACGTGTCGCCAATAACTGCCATCCTGCATCAGTCATCAAGTTCACGTATTCGTCGTCAATTGTATCGGCACGAAAATCAACTTGCACAGTCCCGGGTAAGGGCTGAACGGAGGTAAAAGTATAGGTGTGAAACCGCGAAACATTCGTTAGCCGCTGTCCCTGATGTGCCATCCGCGTCAGATAGGCTGCTAACTGATCTGTCTGCCATATTGTAAAATGCTTCCTAACCCTCATCATCAATTACCTCCGCATTTTTCAATAATTCTTGAAGTCGACCCCGCTCTGCCTCCAGCAACTCTCTACCCGAATCTGTGATGGCGTAAATCTTTCGTTTATCAACTTCATCCACCAACTGAATCAACTTGTCAGTCTGCATTTTCTTAAGTGTTCCATAGGTAGTTCCGGCACCAAGTGTCAATCGCCCGTGTGTAATCTCAGCAACGTGTTGGATGATACCGTAACCGTGCATCGGCGTCAGCAACGACAGTAAAATGTAAAACGCCGTCTCGTTCATTGGTAGTTCGTCTTTCCGCATCCTTTTAGCCTCCCACCATATGTCACGTTACGATATATCTTATATAGATGTATCATACCACGATATATTAAAATAACCAGTCTTAGCCGCTGCTAATTGATGTAGATTATCTAAAGTGCACCCAATATGCAAATGACAATGACAAAAGTAGTCATGGCGTCTAAACTAGAAGAAAACAAGCTGGAGGAAAAAACATGTCAAAGAAATCAATCGTTGCCGCATTTATCGCGGGCGCCTTCGTGGGCGGCCTCGTCAGTTACGCGAAATTACAGTTGTTTCTAAACGCAGAACAGGCACGGGTA contains the following coding sequences:
- a CDS encoding PadR family transcriptional regulator encodes the protein MRKDELPMNETAFYILLSLLTPMHGYGIIQHVAEITHGRLTLGAGTTYGTLKKMQTDKLIQLVDEVDKRKIYAITDSGRELLEAERGRLQELLKNAEVIDDEG
- a CDS encoding DUF2812 domain-containing protein, whose product is MMRVRKHFTIWQTDQLAAYLTRMAHQGQRLTNVSRFHTYTFTSVQPLPGTVQVDFRADTIDDEYVNLMTDAGWQLLATRQFGFSNWSYWYHPNPDAKIYSDQSSTLEFLKRIRRRWAGFAVFDILFVLFMLRLLGAGEQDVFTKTFVIVACICVVLILVLCVYTFARLSKEIRELVQLM